The following proteins come from a genomic window of Thermoproteus sp.:
- a CDS encoding radical SAM protein — protein MPWEFVLTADRASFTDYGGATSLGYVACMPARLVPRLFMDRFFTPPIKADREGKALYAPYALRKVEAVLINAGYKDVAVVPPERLERAVGPKTKLLGVSAGHDPYGLSPVSTFLTTILGGGETWTYRFFKELGDKVEKLKEKYGFKVVVGGPGVEQLMRAGRPKWADVIFIDDVEVTLPKWLPKILAGEEVPPVIRPGVNEYPAAEDIPAIVNPARLGEVQITRGCPRGCQFCSVTPITFRSIPIPTVVKEVEVNLKAGWTQADLITDDVLLYGTSPYGPDRLKVNHDAIVKLYQAIRSVRVGDKKVEHIFFSHVSAAPVVESPKTVKAIAELGGFGPDKGDTPVIGLETGSVRILNKYMRNKAYPFPPERWHDVIIEATAILNENYIYPAYTMTIGYPDETEDDIKQTLEIVEKIVDHDFIAWVFPLPVIPMYTSALRHLKHPTLDLLPDGFWDILYVSWRYNLKVTRRLAPIILQNSRNGIVSKIVNYMIDKVFNSIEWMFQQLKETRGRSSLALSPITLDNALGVLKAIYWLTRISFANKN, from the coding sequence ATGCCGTGGGAGTTCGTCCTCACGGCGGATAGAGCCTCCTTCACCGACTACGGAGGCGCCACGTCTCTTGGCTATGTCGCCTGTATGCCCGCGAGGTTAGTACCTCGTCTCTTCATGGATAGGTTCTTCACGCCGCCCATAAAGGCCGACAGGGAGGGCAAGGCGCTCTATGCCCCCTACGCCTTGAGGAAGGTGGAGGCCGTGTTGATCAACGCCGGATATAAAGACGTGGCGGTGGTGCCCCCCGAAAGGCTGGAAAGAGCAGTGGGCCCCAAGACCAAGCTTTTAGGCGTCAGCGCAGGCCACGACCCCTACGGCCTCTCTCCCGTCAGCACCTTTTTGACTACGATTTTGGGCGGAGGCGAGACTTGGACCTATAGGTTCTTCAAGGAGCTGGGCGACAAGGTGGAGAAGCTGAAGGAGAAGTACGGCTTTAAGGTCGTAGTGGGAGGCCCGGGCGTGGAGCAGTTGATGAGGGCCGGCAGGCCCAAATGGGCCGACGTCATATTTATTGACGACGTAGAGGTTACCCTCCCCAAATGGTTGCCCAAAATATTGGCGGGGGAGGAGGTTCCGCCGGTCATAAGGCCGGGCGTGAACGAATATCCGGCGGCTGAGGACATACCGGCCATAGTGAACCCCGCAAGGCTCGGCGAGGTGCAAATCACTAGGGGGTGCCCCCGCGGATGTCAATTCTGCTCCGTCACGCCAATAACCTTCAGGTCCATACCCATACCGACAGTGGTCAAGGAGGTGGAGGTCAACCTAAAGGCTGGCTGGACCCAAGCCGATCTGATAACCGACGACGTCCTGCTCTACGGCACCTCGCCCTACGGCCCCGACAGGCTGAAGGTCAACCACGACGCCATAGTCAAGCTCTACCAAGCGATTAGATCCGTAAGGGTCGGCGACAAGAAGGTGGAACATATATTCTTCAGCCACGTCTCGGCCGCGCCGGTGGTCGAATCACCCAAGACGGTAAAGGCCATAGCGGAGCTCGGCGGCTTCGGGCCCGACAAAGGCGACACGCCAGTGATAGGCCTAGAGACCGGCAGTGTTAGGATTCTCAACAAGTACATGAGGAACAAGGCCTATCCCTTCCCGCCGGAGAGATGGCACGACGTCATAATTGAGGCCACGGCAATCCTCAACGAGAACTACATCTACCCGGCCTACACCATGACCATAGGGTACCCCGACGAGACCGAAGACGACATAAAGCAGACCTTAGAGATCGTGGAGAAGATAGTCGACCACGACTTCATAGCCTGGGTCTTCCCGCTCCCGGTAATCCCCATGTACACTTCGGCCCTTAGGCACCTCAAACACCCCACGCTGGACCTACTGCCCGATGGCTTTTGGGATATCCTCTACGTCAGCTGGAGGTACAACCTCAAGGTCACTAGGCGCCTCGCCCCCATCATACTGCAGAACTCGCGGAACGGGATCGTAAGTAAGATAGTCAACTACATGATAGATAAGGTCTTCAACTCCATCGAGTGGATGTTCCAACAGCTGAAGGAGACCAGGGGCAGGTCGTCCCTCGCCCTATCGCCTATAACTCTAGACAACGCGCTGGGCGTCCTGAAGGCCATATATTGGCTGACCAGGATATCTTTCGCCAATAAGAACTGA
- a CDS encoding ABC transporter permease: MFEEFQLAWRALWERKGRTIGTIVGVMIAFVALSLAVSVGNAFKASTQSFFTSSFGTNNIYIVGQQFTDADVSVIASYISPYATAVVPVASAPATAQVPGGNSIAVTLYGVPAQNISALLPNTALYDGTNAVAGSIALMGYYVAFDETTGTQRLYVGTPIVLSYRGKTYTLVTGGIIAAGTPNPALNTMTAVVVDINEFRAITGITTYRTIVVTLKNQNYVTQVQNVLKAIFPNAEVFSPQSIAQTITAFFTGLELFLGLVSGVSTVITALWLYDTMTISVIQRTREFGILRAIGFKKRQITAMMLYEALIIAAIGIAAGAAIMAPLSLVKINFFSLAGQNTAATAITAAPRGPRGGPFGGASQLGTVSLSPDPRIAAIAALIVLAVNLVGALVPAVRAGRLNLVDALRYE; the protein is encoded by the coding sequence GTGTTCGAGGAGTTCCAACTGGCCTGGAGGGCCTTATGGGAGAGGAAGGGGAGGACTATAGGCACCATAGTGGGCGTGATGATAGCTTTCGTCGCCCTCTCGCTGGCCGTGTCGGTCGGCAACGCCTTTAAGGCTTCGACCCAGTCCTTCTTCACGAGTAGCTTCGGCACGAACAACATATACATCGTGGGGCAACAGTTCACAGACGCCGACGTGTCCGTGATAGCGTCCTATATATCGCCCTACGCCACGGCTGTGGTCCCCGTGGCGTCGGCGCCGGCCACAGCCCAAGTGCCCGGCGGCAACAGCATAGCTGTGACTCTATACGGGGTGCCGGCTCAGAACATATCGGCGCTGTTGCCCAACACGGCCCTCTACGATGGGACGAATGCGGTGGCAGGCTCTATAGCCCTCATGGGCTACTATGTGGCGTTCGACGAGACGACGGGGACGCAGAGGCTCTACGTGGGTACACCCATAGTGTTGAGCTATAGGGGCAAAACATACACATTGGTCACCGGGGGCATAATAGCGGCGGGGACCCCCAACCCCGCCCTCAACACCATGACGGCCGTAGTGGTGGACATAAACGAATTTAGGGCTATCACCGGCATCACGACATACCGCACAATTGTCGTGACGTTAAAAAACCAGAACTACGTAACTCAGGTACAGAACGTCCTCAAGGCGATCTTCCCAAACGCCGAGGTCTTCTCGCCGCAGTCCATCGCCCAGACAATAACTGCGTTCTTCACTGGCCTTGAGTTGTTTTTGGGTCTTGTTTCTGGTGTTTCTACTGTCATTACGGCGCTTTGGCTTTATGACACTATGACTATATCTGTCATACAGAGGACGAGAGAGTTTGGCATATTGAGGGCTATAGGCTTCAAGAAGAGACAAATAACGGCTATGATGCTATATGAAGCCCTCATAATAGCCGCCATAGGCATAGCCGCAGGAGCCGCCATAATGGCCCCACTAAGCCTAGTAAAGATAAACTTCTTCTCTCTCGCCGGGCAGAACACGGCCGCTACCGCCATAACCGCCGCTCCGAGAGGCCCGCGGGGCGGCCCGTTTGGAGGGGCCAGCCAGCTTGGCACTGTGTCACTTTCGCCGGATCCCAGAATAGCCGCTATAGCGGCCTTGATAGTACTTGCCGTAAATCTAGTAGGCGCGTTGGTCCCAGCGGTGAGGGCAGGGAGGCTCAACCTAGTGGACGCCTTGAGGTACGAGTAG
- the cca gene encoding CCA tRNA nucleotidyltransferase: MSLEEVIKAASALVEPPQELVERVRRISAKYRDYVSAVLSRLGVEGSVELLGSSARGTWLPEGVDVDVFVILPRGHEKSYLDRLIGAIKSEMERDGLNVETRYAEHPYLVVYEDGVEVDVVPCFEMRPGEPVLTAADRSPLHHRYLTTRLNDQLRLEVRLLKKFMKSIGVYGAEVKVEGFSGYLAELLAVHYGSFVEVLKAAARWRPYRTVIDPEGHYKDLKAAARKFKSPLVVIDPVDPNRNVAAAVSLTSMSTFVLAARRFLQRPSISYFSPPRVEGALSVPAVVVKFSYPQRPPDVVWGMYKRYARALGNKLRECGFKVLRVGVESDEKTYVDLVFLVESPTLPEYELHEGPPVYKDAVDKFVEKYAGADVVGPFVVGSRVYVIRRRKIREVEDCVGRALKELGLSPLEVRRGVYPDLSSKNTWIT, from the coding sequence ATGTCGCTGGAGGAGGTAATTAAGGCCGCCTCCGCTCTAGTGGAGCCGCCGCAGGAGCTCGTAGAGAGAGTGAGAAGGATCTCGGCGAAATATAGGGACTACGTCTCTGCCGTATTGTCGCGCCTCGGCGTCGAGGGCTCTGTGGAGCTATTGGGCTCTTCGGCCAGAGGGACGTGGCTCCCCGAGGGGGTCGACGTGGACGTATTCGTAATACTGCCTAGGGGGCACGAAAAGAGCTATCTAGATCGGCTGATCGGCGCCATCAAGTCGGAGATGGAGAGAGACGGTCTGAATGTCGAGACTAGATACGCCGAACATCCCTATCTGGTGGTGTATGAAGACGGCGTAGAGGTCGACGTGGTGCCCTGTTTCGAGATGAGGCCGGGCGAGCCCGTGTTGACCGCGGCGGACAGGTCACCTCTACATCACAGATACCTAACGACGAGGCTCAACGACCAGTTGAGACTTGAGGTGCGCCTGTTGAAGAAATTCATGAAGAGCATAGGCGTCTACGGGGCCGAGGTGAAGGTAGAGGGCTTTTCGGGATATCTGGCGGAGCTCCTGGCTGTCCACTACGGCTCTTTCGTCGAGGTCTTAAAGGCGGCGGCTCGATGGAGGCCCTACAGGACTGTCATAGATCCCGAAGGGCACTACAAAGACCTCAAAGCGGCCGCGCGGAAGTTCAAAAGCCCGCTGGTGGTAATAGACCCGGTGGACCCCAATAGGAACGTGGCGGCCGCCGTGTCTCTAACCTCTATGTCCACTTTCGTCCTTGCCGCCAGGCGTTTCCTCCAGCGGCCTTCTATCTCCTACTTCTCTCCGCCTAGAGTCGAGGGGGCCCTCTCCGTGCCTGCAGTGGTCGTGAAGTTCTCCTATCCCCAAAGGCCTCCCGATGTGGTCTGGGGGATGTATAAGAGGTACGCTAGAGCCCTAGGGAACAAGTTGAGGGAATGCGGCTTTAAGGTCTTAAGGGTCGGCGTGGAAAGCGACGAGAAGACCTATGTGGATTTGGTTTTCTTAGTCGAATCTCCGACGTTGCCCGAATACGAGCTCCACGAGGGGCCTCCTGTCTATAAAGACGCAGTGGATAAATTCGTGGAGAAATATGCGGGGGCCGACGTCGTGGGGCCCTTCGTCGTGGGGTCTAGAGTCTATGTGATAAGGCGGAGGAAAATTAGGGAGGTAGAGGACTGTGTCGGCCGGGCCTTGAAGGAACTGGGGCTCTCCCCCCTTGAGGTGAGGAGAGGCGTCTATCCCGACCTCTCGTCGAAAAACACGTGGATCACTTAG
- the thpR gene encoding RNA 2',3'-cyclic phosphodiesterase — translation MSERIRSFIAVDISAKGVVEAVERLQRGLLGTGADLKPVEPHNLHITLIFLGEQPRRTLDEISRRLEGLAHRRFVLELRGVGAFPTPSNPRVVWVDVGRGREELIALARDVRALAREFAEEEEEFTPHLTVARVKGPRNKDKLVAFLEAHRGDYFGEVEVAEVKLKKSTLTPRGPIYEDLYVKRLA, via the coding sequence ATGAGCGAAAGGATTAGGTCCTTCATAGCGGTAGACATATCGGCGAAGGGAGTTGTGGAGGCCGTTGAGAGGTTGCAGAGGGGCCTGTTGGGGACTGGGGCCGACTTAAAGCCCGTGGAGCCCCACAACCTCCACATAACGCTCATCTTCCTCGGCGAGCAGCCCAGGCGGACGCTGGACGAGATATCGAGGAGGCTGGAGGGGCTTGCCCACCGGCGGTTCGTGTTGGAGCTGAGGGGCGTGGGGGCCTTTCCGACCCCCTCGAACCCCAGAGTGGTCTGGGTCGACGTGGGCAGGGGCAGGGAGGAGCTAATTGCGTTGGCTCGAGACGTGAGGGCTCTCGCCAGAGAGTTCGCCGAGGAGGAAGAGGAGTTTACGCCCCACCTCACAGTGGCTAGAGTCAAGGGGCCTAGGAATAAGGACAAGCTCGTCGCATTTTTAGAGGCCCATAGGGGCGACTATTTCGGCGAGGTGGAGGTAGCCGAGGTGAAGTTGAAGAAGTCCACCTTAACTCCAAGAGGCCCCATCTACGAAGACCTCTACGTGAAGAGGCTCGCTTGA
- a CDS encoding multidrug DMT transporter permease: MASEPQSVEGEETLTEIEIQILQGLERLGGSYQQRNLWKYIGIDSKTGLPILGRLEKRGLIKKERIGGERRGVYIVRLTEKAYKVLSELREKTEEASRFDVGKLSEELQLLLSIPCTVCPYAERCGFGFVDPLHCELITRWSMSLIHERKD, from the coding sequence GTGGCCAGCGAGCCTCAGAGCGTCGAGGGGGAGGAGACCCTCACCGAGATAGAAATACAGATCCTCCAGGGCTTGGAGAGGCTGGGCGGTAGCTACCAGCAGAGGAACCTCTGGAAGTACATAGGGATCGACAGCAAGACAGGCCTCCCCATCTTGGGCCGCCTCGAGAAGAGGGGGCTAATAAAGAAGGAGAGGATAGGCGGCGAGAGGAGGGGGGTATACATCGTGAGGCTTACCGAAAAGGCCTATAAGGTGCTGTCTGAACTGCGCGAGAAGACCGAAGAGGCCTCTAGGTTCGATGTGGGCAAGTTGAGCGAAGAGCTTCAACTCCTACTATCGATCCCCTGTACTGTATGCCCATATGCCGAGAGGTGCGGATTCGGCTTCGTAGATCCCCTACACTGCGAGCTCATAACGAGGTGGTCCATGTCGCTGATCCATGAGCGAAAGGATTAG
- a CDS encoding DUF996 domain-containing protein: MLGVIFSLLVFIRDGPVLALAGLVIVLIAFKKLADVYNNGSIFKNALIAVIVDFIGGIIAIIALFLGILSLNPLRCILGHLQFAFQPYCGHSRVLDSPMGLHSGRDLFH; this comes from the coding sequence ATGTTAGGCGTAATATTTTCGTTACTAGTGTTCATTCGCGATGGGCCCGTATTGGCGCTGGCGGGTCTCGTGATTGTGCTGATAGCCTTCAAGAAGCTCGCCGACGTCTACAACAACGGGTCCATATTCAAAAACGCCTTAATCGCTGTGATAGTCGACTTCATAGGCGGCATTATAGCCATTATAGCGTTATTCCTAGGCATACTCTCCTTGAACCCCCTACGGTGCATATTGGGACACCTACAATTCGCTTTCCAGCCCTATTGCGGTCATAGTCGCGTTTTGGATAGTCCTATGGGTCTTCATAGTGGTAGGGACTTATTTCATTGA
- a CDS encoding transcription initiation factor IIB family protein, translating to MTRRILAGIADQDLVCPHCGAVNKVHIDYERGSIICTECGTIIKEGIVDLGPEWRKPESSRAFIGTSGTELGDIERGTIKISDKLRAIRLKHAAKPITSASERLEVDMREFYDAVRELLGVPKAIVDEAVHLYKKAYEMGFRAPRREGYAAALYFAIKRHGIGAVTYRSLVEKAGLNRGDFMSAYMEFLRYMSQAGEKMPRVDPKVYIPRIVSALGLQEETGAQVQRVAAHLLEHITRSPRIRNGRKPQVLAAVSVYFACFIVGLEVTQKDIAKAAESTETPIRDLLNELGKTLNIELYV from the coding sequence ATGACAAGGCGGATTTTGGCGGGGATAGCAGATCAAGACCTCGTATGTCCCCACTGTGGGGCGGTAAATAAAGTCCATATAGATTACGAACGGGGCTCTATAATCTGTACGGAGTGCGGGACGATCATTAAGGAGGGCATAGTGGACCTAGGCCCCGAGTGGAGGAAGCCCGAGTCGTCGAGGGCCTTCATAGGGACTTCGGGCACCGAGCTGGGCGATATAGAGCGCGGCACCATAAAGATATCAGACAAGTTGAGGGCAATAAGGCTCAAACACGCAGCCAAGCCCATCACGTCAGCCTCCGAGAGGCTTGAGGTGGACATGAGGGAGTTCTACGACGCGGTGCGGGAGCTGTTAGGTGTGCCCAAAGCCATCGTGGACGAGGCCGTACATCTATACAAGAAGGCCTACGAGATGGGTTTCAGAGCGCCTAGGCGTGAGGGCTACGCCGCAGCGCTGTATTTCGCCATAAAGCGACACGGCATAGGGGCCGTCACCTACCGCTCGCTGGTGGAGAAGGCAGGCCTCAATAGGGGCGACTTCATGTCAGCCTATATGGAGTTTCTGAGATATATGTCGCAAGCCGGCGAGAAGATGCCGAGGGTGGACCCCAAGGTCTACATACCCCGTATAGTCTCCGCCTTGGGCCTCCAGGAGGAAACCGGGGCGCAGGTACAGAGGGTAGCGGCCCACCTCTTGGAGCACATAACGCGCTCGCCCCGTATACGTAACGGCAGGAAGCCGCAAGTCCTCGCCGCCGTGTCGGTGTACTTCGCCTGTTTCATAGTAGGCCTTGAGGTAACCCAAAAGGATATAGCCAAGGCCGCGGAGTCCACTGAAACCCCCATAAGAGATTTACTAAATGAACTAGGTAAAACATTGAATATAGAACTTTACGTATAA
- a CDS encoding H/ACA RNA-protein complex protein Gar1, with the protein MKKVGVLYDVIGNVNSPYGLVKPVSLDNSTLGQALYVREVDLKRKKGV; encoded by the coding sequence ATGAAAAAGGTGGGAGTCCTCTATGACGTAATAGGCAACGTCAACAGCCCATATGGACTTGTGAAGCCTGTCTCTCTGGACAATTCAACTCTGGGGCAGGCCCTCTACGTGAGGGAGGTAGACCTCAAGAGGAAGAAAGGAGTATGA
- a CDS encoding 30S ribosomal protein S8e, which yields MKSMAFYQGNDLRKPTGGMKRRVAKVKRKALCGGPARVPKLGPQEVEVERVTGGNIKVRLKSVQYANVYIPKEKKVVKAKIISIISTPSNPDFAKKGQIVKGAVIQTEAGRAVVTSRPGQDGVVNAVLVG from the coding sequence GTGAAGTCCATGGCCTTTTACCAAGGGAACGACTTGAGGAAGCCCACTGGCGGCATGAAGAGGAGAGTAGCTAAAGTGAAGCGGAAGGCCCTCTGCGGCGGCCCCGCCAGAGTGCCCAAGCTGGGCCCCCAGGAGGTGGAGGTGGAGAGGGTGACTGGCGGCAACATAAAGGTGAGGCTTAAGTCGGTCCAATACGCCAACGTCTATATACCCAAAGAGAAGAAAGTCGTAAAGGCTAAGATAATCTCTATAATTTCCACCCCCTCCAATCCCGACTTCGCCAAGAAGGGCCAGATCGTCAAGGGGGCGGTAATACAGACCGAGGCGGGCAGGGCGGTGGTCACATCCCGTCCGGGACAGGACGGGGTAGTAAACGCTGTGCTTGTTGGATGA
- a CDS encoding signal recognition particle subunit SRP19/SEC65 family protein translates to MKKKGGRILWLLYIDATVPRSRGRILSKKIAVPRPTVEEVAKALDSLGVKYEVYRDKKHPALWFDERGAGYVLVYTDNLKEVARKVAEEIAKSRR, encoded by the coding sequence ATGAAAAAGAAGGGGGGCAGAATCCTCTGGCTCCTCTACATAGACGCGACAGTTCCTAGATCGCGAGGCAGGATACTGTCCAAGAAGATCGCCGTTCCCCGCCCCACAGTGGAGGAGGTGGCTAAGGCTCTAGACAGCCTCGGCGTTAAGTACGAGGTTTATAGAGATAAGAAGCACCCCGCGTTGTGGTTCGACGAGAGGGGAGCTGGCTACGTTCTAGTATATACAGACAACTTGAAGGAAGTCGCGAGGAAGGTCGCCGAGGAGATAGCAAAATCTCGGAGGTAA
- a CDS encoding ATP/GTP-binding protein: MLVVFFIGTAGSGKSTLVSALYNWMDEQGYDVAVVNLDPAAEYLPYVPDVDIREKINARKIMRQFKLGPNASIIASVDMAVADADRIKEEIGAIGAPVVLVDTPGQMELFAFRESGSYLVRRLSDTHNVVVYVGDATYMQTPEGFATTALLALSARIRFKLPEIIAVNKIDLLNEEQLERISTWASDSEALADLLETSQLERELLRAASSLGGVGDLVFVSALNGTGLDKLYYAIQLHYTGGEDQQMPP; encoded by the coding sequence ATGCTGGTCGTATTCTTTATAGGCACTGCGGGCAGCGGGAAGTCCACTTTAGTCTCGGCGTTGTACAACTGGATGGATGAACAGGGATATGACGTGGCTGTAGTCAACTTGGACCCCGCCGCCGAGTACCTCCCCTATGTCCCCGACGTCGACATTAGGGAGAAGATAAACGCGAGGAAGATAATGAGGCAGTTCAAGCTGGGGCCTAACGCCTCCATAATAGCCTCTGTCGATATGGCGGTGGCCGATGCGGATAGGATAAAAGAAGAGATAGGCGCCATCGGGGCCCCCGTGGTGCTGGTCGACACGCCAGGCCAGATGGAGCTTTTCGCCTTTAGGGAAAGCGGGTCCTATCTCGTGAGGCGGCTCTCCGACACCCACAACGTGGTGGTCTATGTCGGCGACGCTACCTACATGCAGACGCCAGAGGGCTTCGCAACCACCGCCCTATTGGCCCTATCGGCCAGAATAAGATTTAAACTCCCAGAGATCATAGCCGTCAACAAGATAGATCTGCTGAACGAAGAGCAGCTGGAGAGGATATCCACTTGGGCCAGCGACTCGGAGGCTCTGGCGGACCTGCTGGAGACCTCGCAGTTGGAGCGGGAGCTACTCAGAGCCGCGTCGAGCCTCGGCGGGGTGGGCGATCTGGTCTTCGTCTCGGCCCTAAACGGCACGGGTCTCGACAAGCTCTACTACGCGATCCAGCTACACTACACGGGGGGAGAGGACCAGCAGATGCCGCCGTGA
- a CDS encoding 50S ribosomal protein L21e yields the protein MPKRTHGYRYKSRKLLSKKPRERGLGGLSRLMYEYKEGDRVVIDIDPTFIKSAPHRRYQGKVGLVAGRQGDAYIVLVEVGSKTKKLVVTPEHLVPFRG from the coding sequence ATGCCCAAGAGGACTCACGGATATAGATATAAGAGCCGTAAGTTGCTGTCCAAAAAGCCCAGAGAGCGGGGGCTGGGCGGACTTTCGAGGCTCATGTACGAATACAAGGAGGGCGATAGGGTCGTCATAGATATAGACCCCACGTTCATCAAGTCGGCGCCCCATAGGAGGTACCAAGGCAAGGTGGGGCTTGTGGCTGGGAGGCAGGGCGACGCATATATAGTGCTGGTGGAGGTGGGCTCTAAGACCAAGAAGCTCGTAGTAACGCCCGAACACCTAGTGCCCTTTAGGGGCTAA
- a CDS encoding RNA polymerase Rpb4 family protein: MSVKRIRKSTDVTNAKALQVLKEFSQSFELNEMRRKTIDFLEKVTPTPADAAEAKVEELISRFGFARVTAIQLVNIMPEDVDELKALLQMLERRDFSDDEIKEMLKVLRS; the protein is encoded by the coding sequence GTGAGCGTGAAGAGGATTAGGAAGTCGACAGATGTGACGAACGCCAAGGCACTCCAAGTGCTCAAAGAGTTCAGCCAGAGCTTCGAGCTCAACGAAATGCGGAGGAAGACCATAGACTTCCTCGAGAAGGTCACCCCCACGCCGGCCGACGCCGCCGAGGCGAAAGTAGAGGAATTGATATCTAGATTCGGCTTCGCGAGGGTGACGGCCATACAGCTGGTCAACATAATGCCTGAAGACGTCGACGAGCTCAAAGCCCTTCTTCAAATGTTGGAACGCCGCGACTTCTCAGACGACGAGATCAAAGAGATGTTGAAGGTATTGCGGTCATGA
- a CDS encoding DUF655 domain-containing protein — translation MRRREEYGYVIDVIPPELAAYKLPAKIRREFPRDSSYAHILGEDHFTLLEVTLKPGAKVEIGERVYIGPGQRDKVDKIVRRIRYEDLQPPAREALAQIVRQIVASQEQRFVDWFNKAGPLTIKMHSLELLQGIGKKKVQEILAERRKKPFENYEDIKKRVGIDLVELLTDRILTELQGKDPYYMFASPPPQE, via the coding sequence ATGAGGCGTAGAGAGGAGTACGGCTACGTCATAGACGTCATCCCGCCTGAACTGGCCGCATATAAGCTTCCGGCAAAAATCAGGAGGGAGTTCCCCCGCGACTCGTCCTACGCCCACATACTCGGCGAGGACCATTTCACGTTGTTGGAGGTGACCCTTAAGCCGGGGGCCAAGGTCGAAATAGGCGAGAGGGTCTACATAGGCCCCGGGCAGAGGGACAAGGTGGATAAAATTGTTAGGAGAATACGGTACGAAGACCTCCAGCCCCCCGCCAGAGAGGCCCTGGCCCAGATAGTCCGCCAGATCGTAGCCTCTCAAGAGCAGCGGTTCGTCGATTGGTTCAATAAGGCGGGGCCCTTGACGATAAAAATGCATTCCCTCGAATTGCTACAAGGCATAGGCAAGAAGAAAGTCCAAGAGATTCTCGCAGAGAGGAGAAAGAAGCCCTTCGAAAATTATGAAGACATCAAAAAGAGGGTAGGTATAGACCTAGTAGAGCTCCTGACCGACAGAATACTCACAGAGCTACAGGGGAAGGACCCCTACTATATGTTCGCAAGCCCTCCACCCCAAGAATAG
- a CDS encoding translation initiation factor IF-5A → MSTKYVEVGELKEGSYIVIDGEPCRVVEIEKSKTGKHGSAKARVVAVGLFDNVKRTLSVPVDTQVEVPIIEKFTAQVLAISGDTVQLMDMRDYKTIEVPMKYVEDEAKGKLANGVEVEVWQILDRYKITRVK, encoded by the coding sequence ATGAGCACTAAATATGTAGAAGTCGGCGAGTTGAAGGAGGGCTCCTACATAGTGATAGATGGAGAGCCCTGTCGAGTCGTCGAGATAGAGAAGTCGAAGACGGGCAAACACGGCTCGGCCAAAGCCAGAGTCGTCGCCGTGGGGCTTTTCGATAACGTCAAGAGGACCCTCAGTGTCCCCGTCGACACGCAGGTCGAGGTGCCCATAATCGAGAAGTTCACAGCGCAGGTCCTCGCTATTTCTGGCGACACCGTACAGCTCATGGACATGAGGGACTACAAGACCATAGAGGTCCCCATGAAGTATGTAGAGGACGAGGCCAAGGGCAAGCTGGCCAACGGCGTCGAGGTGGAGGTCTGGCAGATACTGGATCGGTACAAAATTACGAGAGTGAAATAG
- a CDS encoding helix-turn-helix domain-containing protein, with amino-acid sequence MARGELTPAQRLVLYYMAFEALYNSRTWLTFEDIKRGTGLSTRALRGALVKLRELGYIVSVIDPARGRKLLHRVLLDRICPSPELEGLYLIDVSGDLTPDAIKILSNADVVLYTPSVDPRRLEGYAKKIQPFKGEVPKAKLVAVAFNPVLDDIDILKSVVQEARYVCASNALDKALGSCLACGLVDVDYGAFRIKAVGSESELEELAKRYEIKSTLVLQTCDGKKLELVVLKRRGTPTRQDSSVK; translated from the coding sequence ATGGCAAGAGGTGAGTTGACGCCAGCACAACGTCTCGTGTTGTACTACATGGCCTTCGAGGCGTTATACAACTCAAGGACGTGGCTGACCTTCGAGGACATAAAGAGGGGGACTGGCCTCTCCACGAGGGCCCTTAGAGGCGCCTTAGTGAAGTTGAGGGAGCTCGGCTATATAGTCAGCGTGATAGACCCGGCGAGGGGCAGGAAGTTGCTCCATAGGGTGTTGCTAGACAGGATATGCCCGTCCCCTGAGCTGGAGGGGCTCTACCTCATCGATGTGAGCGGCGACTTGACGCCAGACGCCATAAAGATCCTCTCCAATGCGGACGTGGTGCTCTACACGCCGTCGGTCGACCCGAGGCGTTTGGAGGGATACGCGAAGAAAATACAGCCGTTTAAAGGCGAGGTACCCAAGGCCAAGCTGGTGGCCGTGGCCTTCAACCCGGTCCTAGACGACATAGATATACTCAAGAGCGTAGTCCAGGAGGCCCGCTACGTCTGTGCCTCCAACGCCCTAGACAAGGCGCTGGGTTCCTGCCTGGCCTGCGGCCTCGTTGATGTGGACTACGGCGCCTTTAGGATAAAGGCTGTCGGGAGCGAGAGTGAGCTCGAAGAGCTGGCCAAGAGGTATGAAATAAAGAGCACTCTAGTGCTCCAGACCTGCGACGGGAAGAAGTTAGAGCTGGTAGTCCTCAAGAGGCGGGGGACGCCCACACGCCAAGACTCCAGCGTTAAATAA